From Planococcus halocryophilus, the proteins below share one genomic window:
- the fmt gene encoding methionyl-tRNA formyltransferase produces MTKIIFMGTPAFSAPILRMLVEEGYEVISVVTQPDRPVGRKKVMTATPVKEEALRLGLPIYQPEKLKNKDELQHVLDMGADLIVTAAFGQILPSELLEAPNLGAVNVHASLLPAYRGGAPIHQSIIDGQDETGVTIMYMVDRLDAGDIISQVTVPIEEQDHTGSMFEKLSIAGRDLLKSTLPSIIEGTNKRIPQDEQLVTYARNISREQERIDWSQSVTAIYNQVRGLHPWPVAYTSFNDATMKIWWTEKTSSSAKGQAGEVVELTEDAILVQTGDGVLAITELQPAGKKRMTAKDYLKGPKIQVGDLFE; encoded by the coding sequence TTGACCAAAATTATCTTTATGGGCACACCTGCCTTTTCGGCACCGATTTTACGTATGTTAGTCGAAGAAGGCTATGAAGTGATTTCTGTCGTAACACAGCCAGACCGTCCTGTAGGACGTAAAAAAGTCATGACGGCAACTCCTGTTAAAGAAGAAGCATTGCGTCTCGGGTTGCCTATTTATCAACCGGAAAAGTTGAAAAACAAAGATGAACTCCAACATGTACTTGATATGGGTGCAGATTTAATCGTAACTGCAGCATTTGGTCAAATTTTACCAAGTGAATTGTTAGAAGCACCGAATCTAGGGGCGGTCAACGTTCATGCGTCACTTCTTCCAGCATATCGCGGAGGTGCACCGATTCATCAATCGATTATTGATGGACAGGATGAAACAGGTGTCACGATTATGTATATGGTAGACCGCTTAGATGCAGGTGATATTATCTCACAAGTAACGGTGCCGATCGAAGAACAGGACCATACCGGTAGTATGTTCGAAAAATTGAGCATTGCAGGTCGCGATTTGTTAAAATCCACGTTGCCATCAATCATTGAAGGCACCAACAAACGCATTCCACAAGATGAGCAATTGGTGACGTATGCGCGCAATATTTCGCGGGAGCAAGAACGGATTGATTGGTCACAATCAGTGACAGCGATTTACAACCAAGTTCGTGGATTGCATCCGTGGCCAGTCGCGTATACAAGTTTTAATGATGCCACTATGAAAATTTGGTGGACGGAAAAAACGTCCTCTAGTGCTAAAGGTCAAGCTGGAGAAGTTGTCGAGCTGACTGAGGATGCCATTTTAGTGCAAACTGGCGATGGCGTTTTAGCAATTACCGAATTGCAACCAGCTGGAAAAAAACGCATGACAGCGAAAGATTATTTAAAAGGACCTAAAATCCAGGTGGGAGATTTATTCGAATGA
- the def gene encoding peptide deformylase has product MAIRTIVKHPNKVLETNCEAVTVFDKNLSVLLDDMHETMVESDGVGIAAPQVGEAVRVAIVDFREGQEPIEMINPELVLFEGAETDIEGCLSFPGVFGEVERYDHIKIKAQERDGSWYELEAEDYEARAILHEMDHLDGVLFTSKITKYVTQEELDEMIRQQEEEEEEQA; this is encoded by the coding sequence ATGGCAATTCGAACAATCGTAAAACATCCCAATAAAGTACTAGAAACAAATTGTGAGGCGGTAACAGTTTTTGATAAAAATTTATCGGTTCTTTTAGATGATATGCACGAAACAATGGTGGAATCAGATGGTGTCGGAATTGCTGCGCCTCAAGTAGGAGAAGCGGTTCGCGTAGCCATCGTTGACTTTAGAGAAGGCCAAGAGCCAATCGAAATGATCAATCCAGAATTGGTGTTATTTGAAGGCGCTGAAACGGATATTGAAGGGTGCTTAAGTTTCCCGGGAGTTTTCGGGGAAGTGGAACGTTACGACCATATTAAAATTAAAGCACAAGAACGAGACGGTTCTTGGTACGAGTTAGAGGCAGAAGACTATGAAGCTCGTGCGATTCTGCATGAAATGGACCATTTAGATGGTGTGTTGTTTACGAGTAAAATCACGAAATACGTGACGCAGGAAGAATTAGATGAAATGATTCGCCAGCAGGAAGAAGAAGAGGAGGAGCAGGCTTGA
- the priA gene encoding primosomal protein N' — translation MIAEVIVDVAAHPIDRPFDYAIPKAVEVLAEPGMRVKVPFGNRKVLGFITNIKQSSDFDPKRLKPIHELMDVTPVLNEELLQMAQWMKKQTVCFEIDALQVMVPAALRAKYEKRFVLNAELEEILPPLRPYFENRSFIRLQDAVEVYALLKKEMDKGTIIADTDIQQQTAVKKVRMIHVADTIEVLETIEIRANAKQQLKLMEYFLKNTGQSIESSQLQKIAGVSLPTIYSLVDKGAAQISNMESYRDPKLLSNIEHKASLKLTGAQQIAFDRIEAALNTPKTFLLHGITGSGKTEIYLQTIDQVLKQGKEAIMLVPEISLTPQMTIRFKERFGDQVAVLHSGLSAGEKYDEWRKIQRAEVKVVVGARSAIFAPFQNLGLIILDEEHESSYKQDDSPRYHARDMAIWRSEYHKCPVILGSATPSLESYARAQKGVYELLVLEKRAKNQPLPDVHIVDMREELRNGNRSMFSVQLADAIRDRLEKKQQTVLFLNKRGYSSFVLCRDCGTVMQCPNCDISLTYHRSSEMMKCHYCGYDERVPTTCPECESEHIRFFGTGTQKVEEELAKVVPEARVLRMDVDTTRTKGAHEKILSAFGEGKADILLGTQMIAKGLDFPNITLVGVLSADTTLHLPDFRAAEKTYQLLTQVSGRAGRDVLPGTVFVQSYTPEHYAITLAKDQLYEPFYDREMTMRRASGYPPYYFVVNIQFTHEDLMTVAEYADQTVRYLKGQLSPNTLIIGPSASLISRVNNRYRYQCLIKYKKESKLIDTMQQLIKIHRTEWLKKGATLSIDMNPTSVM, via the coding sequence ATGATAGCTGAAGTTATTGTGGACGTTGCTGCACATCCAATAGATCGGCCATTTGATTACGCCATTCCAAAAGCAGTGGAAGTTTTGGCAGAGCCGGGAATGCGTGTGAAAGTGCCGTTTGGCAATCGCAAAGTGCTTGGATTTATAACGAACATTAAACAATCTTCTGATTTTGATCCAAAACGCTTAAAACCGATTCATGAACTGATGGACGTAACGCCAGTTTTAAATGAAGAGTTACTACAAATGGCACAGTGGATGAAAAAACAAACCGTTTGCTTTGAAATTGATGCCTTACAAGTGATGGTGCCCGCAGCTTTACGTGCGAAATACGAAAAACGGTTCGTGCTAAATGCAGAATTAGAAGAAATCTTGCCGCCTTTGCGTCCTTATTTTGAGAATCGTTCTTTTATTCGGTTGCAAGATGCCGTTGAAGTTTATGCATTACTAAAAAAAGAGATGGATAAAGGAACAATTATTGCCGATACGGACATTCAGCAACAAACAGCTGTTAAAAAGGTCAGAATGATTCATGTCGCTGACACAATAGAAGTACTTGAAACGATAGAAATACGTGCAAACGCCAAACAGCAATTAAAGCTAATGGAGTATTTTTTAAAAAATACGGGACAATCGATTGAATCGTCTCAACTTCAAAAAATAGCAGGTGTTTCATTGCCTACGATTTATAGCTTAGTTGATAAAGGTGCTGCACAAATTTCGAATATGGAATCTTACCGAGACCCTAAATTATTATCCAACATTGAACATAAAGCATCTTTAAAGCTAACAGGAGCGCAACAAATTGCTTTCGATCGGATTGAAGCGGCATTAAATACTCCGAAAACTTTCTTGTTGCATGGCATCACAGGCAGTGGGAAAACGGAGATTTATCTGCAAACAATCGATCAAGTGTTAAAACAAGGCAAAGAAGCCATCATGTTAGTACCCGAAATATCCTTAACCCCTCAAATGACAATTCGTTTTAAAGAACGCTTCGGGGATCAAGTCGCCGTTTTACACAGTGGCTTATCGGCAGGTGAAAAATATGACGAATGGCGTAAAATTCAACGAGCAGAAGTAAAAGTGGTCGTTGGAGCACGCTCCGCTATTTTTGCGCCTTTCCAAAATTTGGGGCTTATTATTCTCGATGAAGAACACGAATCGAGTTATAAGCAAGATGACTCTCCTCGTTACCATGCGCGTGATATGGCCATATGGCGTAGTGAATATCATAAGTGTCCGGTTATTTTAGGGAGTGCAACACCTTCTCTTGAATCATATGCCCGTGCGCAAAAAGGAGTTTATGAGTTATTGGTGTTAGAAAAACGCGCGAAAAATCAACCGTTGCCAGATGTTCATATTGTCGATATGCGAGAAGAACTGCGAAACGGCAACCGCTCAATGTTTTCAGTGCAATTAGCTGATGCGATTCGCGATCGGCTGGAGAAAAAACAACAAACGGTATTGTTTTTAAATAAACGCGGATATTCATCTTTTGTGCTATGCCGAGATTGCGGAACAGTTATGCAATGTCCAAATTGCGATATTTCTCTGACCTATCACCGGTCGAGTGAAATGATGAAATGTCATTATTGCGGTTACGACGAGCGTGTACCAACGACATGCCCAGAATGCGAAAGTGAACATATTCGCTTTTTCGGAACAGGTACTCAAAAAGTCGAAGAAGAACTTGCAAAAGTAGTGCCAGAAGCCCGTGTTTTGCGGATGGATGTGGACACGACACGTACCAAAGGAGCACATGAAAAAATCCTTTCTGCTTTTGGTGAAGGCAAAGCAGATATTTTGCTTGGAACACAAATGATTGCGAAAGGACTGGATTTTCCAAATATCACGTTAGTAGGTGTGTTGTCAGCGGATACGACACTTCACTTACCGGATTTTCGAGCGGCAGAAAAGACGTATCAATTGCTAACACAAGTAAGTGGTCGAGCAGGACGAGATGTCTTACCTGGCACAGTATTTGTTCAATCTTATACGCCGGAACATTATGCGATTACGCTCGCCAAAGACCAATTATACGAACCCTTTTACGATCGAGAAATGACGATGCGGAGAGCAAGTGGTTACCCACCTTATTATTTTGTCGTCAATATCCAATTTACACATGAAGATTTAATGACAGTGGCAGAATACGCAGATCAGACCGTTCGTTATTTAAAAGGTCAATTGTCACCAAATACCTTAATTATTGGACCTTCAGCGTCGTTGATCTCTCGTGTCAATAATAGATATCGCTATCAATGTTTGATAAAATACAAAAAAGAATCAAAACTGATCGACACGATGCAACAATTGATCAAAATTCATCGGACAGAGTGGCTGAAAAAAGGGGCGACCCTGTCGATTGATATGAATCCTACATCGGTCATGTAA
- the coaBC gene encoding bifunctional phosphopantothenoylcysteine decarboxylase/phosphopantothenate--cysteine ligase CoaBC: protein MLENRKILLCVSGGIAVYKAVALVSKLSQAGASVKVIMTESAQQFVQPLTFQVMSRNDVYTDTFDEKDSSVIAHIDLADWADLIIVAPGTANVIGKLANGIGDDMVTTTLLAATAPIWIAPAMNVHMYDHAAVKRNLQQLHEDGIRFIEPSEGFLACGYVGKGRLEEPEKITELVKDYFTREHKLSGKKVVVTAGPTRERIDPVRFLTNFSSGKMGYAMAGAAAEMGAETILISGPVSLPVPSGVTRIQVESAEDMLKAVEAHFDTANYVVKTAAVADYRPKAIANQKMKKQEGGSTIELERTVDILKQLGQQKKNQVLIGFAAETNDVSKYAKEKLTRKNADYIIANDVSEAQAGFESDTNRVTVFGKNDFEQAFDMMPKQQLARQLFEMITDKEESYDS, encoded by the coding sequence TTGTTGGAGAATCGTAAAATTCTACTATGTGTCAGTGGGGGAATTGCTGTCTATAAAGCTGTTGCTCTCGTAAGTAAACTGTCACAAGCCGGTGCGTCCGTAAAGGTAATTATGACTGAGTCAGCGCAGCAATTTGTGCAACCGCTAACGTTTCAAGTGATGTCTAGAAACGATGTCTATACGGATACATTTGATGAAAAGGATTCTTCTGTCATTGCGCATATTGACCTTGCGGATTGGGCAGACCTGATTATTGTCGCTCCTGGAACCGCTAATGTGATCGGAAAGCTAGCAAATGGCATTGGTGATGATATGGTGACAACAACCTTACTTGCGGCAACCGCACCGATTTGGATTGCACCAGCAATGAATGTTCATATGTACGACCACGCTGCAGTAAAACGTAACCTTCAACAGCTTCATGAAGATGGCATTCGTTTTATCGAACCATCTGAAGGGTTTCTTGCCTGTGGATATGTCGGTAAAGGACGTTTAGAGGAACCGGAAAAAATTACAGAACTAGTTAAAGACTATTTTACGCGCGAACATAAACTAAGTGGTAAAAAGGTAGTCGTGACAGCGGGACCAACACGTGAACGTATTGATCCTGTTCGATTTTTAACCAATTTTTCAAGCGGGAAAATGGGGTATGCGATGGCGGGTGCGGCTGCTGAAATGGGAGCTGAAACAATTTTAATTAGTGGCCCTGTTTCATTACCGGTACCGAGTGGTGTCACTCGTATTCAAGTCGAAAGTGCAGAAGACATGCTAAAAGCCGTCGAAGCGCATTTTGATACGGCAAATTATGTTGTTAAAACAGCGGCAGTGGCTGATTATCGACCAAAAGCAATCGCGAATCAAAAAATGAAAAAACAAGAAGGCGGTTCAACCATCGAATTGGAGCGGACTGTCGATATTCTTAAACAATTGGGTCAACAGAAGAAAAATCAAGTATTAATTGGTTTTGCAGCTGAAACCAACGATGTGAGTAAGTACGCAAAAGAAAAATTAACGCGCAAAAATGCCGATTACATTATCGCCAATGATGTTAGCGAAGCGCAAGCAGGGTTTGAATCAGATACCAACCGCGTGACGGTATTTGGTAAAAACGATTTTGAACAAGCTTTTGATATGATGCCGAAACAACAATTGGCGCGTCAATTGTTCGAAATGATTACAGATAAGGAAGAGTCCTATGATAGCTGA
- the rpoZ gene encoding DNA-directed RNA polymerase subunit omega — translation MLYPSVDKLKSRIDSKYSLVALASKRARQLHEHGDEKLDSYISVKSVGKALEEVAAGVLVPEKQDEFAIYEDEI, via the coding sequence ATGTTATACCCATCCGTTGATAAACTAAAAAGCCGAATTGATTCAAAATACTCGTTGGTGGCACTTGCTTCAAAACGTGCTCGCCAATTACATGAACATGGTGATGAAAAATTAGATTCATATATTTCTGTTAAATCGGTCGGTAAAGCACTTGAAGAAGTAGCAGCTGGCGTATTAGTACCAGAAAAACAAGATGAATTTGCAATCTACGAAGACGAAATTTAA
- the gmk gene encoding guanylate kinase, which yields MRNQRGLLIVLSGPSGVGKGTVRKELFSQPNTNYEYSISMTTRSPREGEVDEVDYFFKTRSEFETLIEQDQLLEYAEFVENYYGTPLEYVNKMRDAGRDVFLEIEVQGAAQVRSKVPDGLFIFLAPPSLSELEERLVGRGTESDDVIASRLRAARQELEMMNLYDYVVENDEVENACDRINAIIIAEHCKRERVEKRYFDMLKENV from the coding sequence ATGAGAAACCAACGTGGACTGCTGATAGTCCTATCAGGGCCTTCGGGTGTTGGCAAAGGCACGGTACGAAAAGAGCTGTTCTCACAGCCGAATACAAATTATGAATACTCTATCTCGATGACGACTCGTTCACCACGAGAAGGAGAAGTCGATGAAGTCGACTATTTCTTTAAAACACGTAGCGAGTTCGAAACCTTGATCGAGCAAGATCAACTGCTTGAATACGCCGAATTTGTAGAGAATTATTACGGTACGCCGCTTGAGTATGTCAACAAAATGCGCGATGCGGGTCGTGATGTGTTCCTAGAAATAGAAGTACAAGGTGCAGCGCAAGTTCGTTCGAAAGTTCCAGATGGCTTGTTTATTTTCTTAGCACCCCCAAGCTTATCGGAATTAGAAGAACGACTTGTCGGTCGAGGTACTGAGTCGGATGATGTCATTGCATCCCGATTGCGGGCCGCTCGCCAAGAGTTAGAAATGATGAACTTATACGATTACGTTGTAGAAAACGATGAAGTTGAAAATGCTTGTGACCGAATCAATGCCATCATTATTGCAGAACATTGCAAGCGTGAACGTGTTGAAAAACGATATTTCGATATGCTAAAGGAGAATGTCTAA
- a CDS encoding Rqc2 family fibronectin-binding protein — protein MAFDGLFTKSMTGELQQLVTGRISKVHQPNQLELLLHIRAQGKNHKLLISIHPSYSRIHLTAEANVNPSEPPMFCMLLRKHIEGGVITEISQYGMDRLIMLKIKAKNEIGDDIERELHVEMMGRHSNVILIDAERTMILDSLKHLPPSVNSYRTILPGQPYIFPPAQEKKDPYASIEELAQTDPSEIVSQFSGFSPLNARELAYRLATADSNIETTKAFLADFSNAEPTGYYIEHEGKSFFSASSLTHIGENSLQFPTLGELLDRMYYAKAERDRVKQQAGDLERWLQNEISKLKLKLKKLKKEQDQAEKRDVLQLHGELIMANLHRIKKGMKEIEVDNYYNDEKVMITLDPRKTPIDNSQRYYSRYQKAKIAVVKTQEQINKTVEDIEYFETLMSQVQQAGISDIEEIREELAEQGFMKAQKSKKKKKPTKPTVESYVSSNGTPISVGKNNKQNDYVTFKVAAKSDTWLHTKDIPGSHVIIHNNDPDEATILEAATIAAYFSKARESSSVPVDYTEARQVKKPNGSKPGFVIYFEQKTVFVTPDEELVIKLKK, from the coding sequence ATGGCATTTGATGGATTATTCACAAAATCGATGACTGGTGAATTGCAACAGCTAGTTACCGGTAGGATTTCAAAAGTTCATCAGCCCAACCAGCTTGAACTGCTTTTACACATACGTGCTCAAGGAAAAAACCATAAACTACTTATTTCTATTCACCCATCGTATTCACGCATTCATTTGACGGCAGAAGCGAATGTCAACCCTTCTGAGCCACCGATGTTTTGTATGTTACTACGTAAGCATATTGAAGGCGGCGTCATAACAGAAATCTCCCAGTACGGAATGGACCGTCTTATTATGTTGAAGATAAAAGCAAAAAATGAAATCGGCGATGATATTGAACGCGAATTGCACGTTGAAATGATGGGACGGCATTCTAATGTTATTTTAATTGATGCTGAACGCACTATGATTCTTGACAGCTTGAAGCATTTGCCACCGAGCGTCAATTCTTACCGAACAATTTTACCAGGACAACCTTATATTTTCCCACCTGCTCAAGAGAAAAAAGATCCGTACGCATCGATTGAAGAGTTAGCTCAAACAGATCCAAGCGAAATCGTTAGCCAATTTTCCGGCTTTTCTCCATTAAATGCTCGTGAACTGGCATATCGTTTAGCAACTGCTGACAGTAACATAGAAACAACAAAAGCATTTTTAGCTGACTTTTCAAATGCGGAACCGACGGGCTACTATATAGAGCACGAAGGAAAAAGCTTTTTCTCCGCTTCCTCACTGACACATATTGGCGAAAACAGTTTGCAATTTCCAACGCTCGGTGAATTGCTTGATAGAATGTATTATGCAAAAGCTGAACGAGACCGCGTTAAACAACAAGCGGGTGATTTAGAAAGATGGCTACAAAACGAAATTTCCAAATTAAAACTCAAATTGAAGAAATTGAAGAAAGAACAAGATCAAGCTGAAAAACGTGACGTTCTTCAATTACATGGTGAATTGATCATGGCCAACCTTCACCGCATAAAAAAAGGCATGAAGGAAATTGAAGTAGACAATTATTACAATGATGAAAAAGTCATGATTACCTTAGATCCACGTAAAACACCTATTGACAATTCGCAGCGTTATTATTCACGTTACCAAAAAGCTAAAATTGCCGTCGTGAAAACGCAAGAACAAATCAACAAAACTGTCGAAGATATTGAGTATTTTGAAACTCTGATGTCACAAGTTCAGCAAGCCGGTATTTCCGACATTGAAGAAATTCGCGAAGAATTAGCTGAACAAGGCTTTATGAAAGCGCAGAAATCGAAGAAAAAGAAAAAACCTACGAAACCTACTGTAGAGTCCTATGTTTCATCTAATGGAACGCCAATTTCAGTTGGTAAAAACAACAAACAAAACGATTATGTGACATTCAAAGTTGCAGCCAAATCTGATACATGGTTGCATACGAAAGATATTCCTGGATCTCATGTCATTATTCACAATAATGACCCAGATGAAGCGACGATTTTAGAAGCGGCAACGATTGCTGCTTATTTCAGTAAGGCACGAGAGTCGTCTTCTGTTCCTGTTGATTATACGGAAGCTAGACAAGTTAAAAAGCCAAATGGTTCTAAGCCTGGCTTTGTTATTTATTTCGAACAAAAAACCGTGTTTGTGACGCCTGATGAAGAACTAGTTATTAAGTTAAAAAAATAG
- a CDS encoding transporter substrate-binding domain-containing protein has translation MKSSFTKNKTLVTTGAIATLLLAGCSSEESNNEETKTKWDEIQEEGSLTVATSGTLLATSFRDEESDELTGFEVEVVRELGERLELDIEFKELGFDEMLTSVNTGQIDLAANDIEITEARAEEFIFSTPIKYSYGTAVVRKDDLSGISSLEDLPGKKAAGASTSIYMEIAREYGAEEVTYDNASNEVYLRDVSIGRTDVILNDYYLSTFGVAAFPEMNITIHPDIKYAPSEVGLVMNKDNKELAENVNKTLEDMLEDGTITEISKEFFGGADVSVKPDIEEN, from the coding sequence ATGAAAAGCAGCTTTACCAAGAATAAAACACTCGTAACTACTGGTGCGATTGCAACATTGTTATTAGCAGGATGCAGTAGTGAAGAAAGTAATAATGAAGAAACAAAAACGAAATGGGATGAAATACAAGAAGAAGGATCTTTAACAGTTGCTACTTCTGGAACGCTGTTGGCTACTTCCTTCCGTGATGAAGAATCTGATGAGTTAACAGGATTTGAAGTTGAAGTCGTTCGTGAGTTAGGTGAACGTTTAGAACTTGATATCGAATTTAAAGAGCTTGGCTTTGATGAAATGCTGACAAGTGTGAATACAGGTCAAATTGATCTTGCCGCAAATGATATTGAAATTACGGAAGCTCGCGCTGAAGAGTTTATTTTTTCAACACCTATCAAGTATTCCTATGGTACAGCGGTTGTTCGAAAAGATGATTTATCAGGCATTTCTAGTTTAGAAGATTTACCGGGTAAAAAAGCAGCTGGTGCATCTACTTCTATCTATATGGAAATTGCGCGTGAATATGGTGCAGAAGAAGTTACGTATGATAATGCTTCGAACGAAGTGTATTTGCGTGATGTTTCGATTGGGCGGACAGATGTCATTTTGAATGATTATTATTTATCAACGTTTGGTGTTGCAGCTTTCCCAGAAATGAATATTACGATTCACCCAGATATTAAATATGCACCGTCAGAAGTGGGTCTTGTAATGAACAAAGACAATAAAGAACTTGCTGAAAACGTCAACAAAACCTTAGAAGATATGCTTGAAGACGGTACGATAACCGAAATTTCGAAAGAGTTTTTTGGTGGCGCAGATGTTTCTGTTAAACCGGATATAGAAGAAAACTAA
- a CDS encoding amino acid ABC transporter permease encodes MNDIEWGLLFDPALAIESLPYVLEGIGYTLLISIVSMIVGVIIGFFLSLARTSPLKILQFPARLYISFMRGVPILVILFLLYFAMPVVGIEFTAVQAALIGFSINSAAYIAEVFRSSLASVDKGQWESSKALGLTYWQSMRRIILPQSIRIALPPLSNVYLDLIKASSLAAMITVPEIFQKARIVGAREYDLLTMLILVALIYWAICSIMTILQNYLEKKYADYI; translated from the coding sequence ATGAACGACATTGAATGGGGATTATTATTTGACCCGGCCTTAGCGATAGAATCGTTGCCTTACGTACTTGAAGGGATTGGCTATACCTTGCTAATTTCAATAGTCAGTATGATTGTAGGGGTAATCATCGGTTTTTTCCTATCGCTTGCTAGAACGTCCCCACTAAAAATTTTACAATTTCCCGCACGCCTGTATATCTCTTTTATGAGAGGTGTGCCAATTCTTGTTATTTTGTTTTTACTTTATTTCGCAATGCCTGTTGTCGGAATTGAATTTACAGCTGTACAAGCAGCGTTGATTGGTTTCTCGATCAATAGTGCTGCTTATATTGCGGAAGTTTTCCGTTCTTCATTGGCATCGGTAGATAAAGGACAATGGGAATCATCTAAGGCACTCGGGTTAACGTATTGGCAATCCATGCGTCGAATTATTTTGCCGCAATCCATTCGAATTGCGCTACCACCGTTATCAAACGTCTATTTAGATTTAATTAAAGCTTCTTCGTTAGCTGCCATGATTACGGTTCCAGAAATTTTCCAAAAGGCGCGAATTGTTGGTGCACGTGAATATGATTTGTTAACTATGTTAATTTTAGTAGCTCTTATTTACTGGGCGATTTGTTCGATCATGACG